One Manduca sexta isolate Smith_Timp_Sample1 chromosome 26, JHU_Msex_v1.0, whole genome shotgun sequence genomic region harbors:
- the LOC115444676 gene encoding carboxypeptidase N subunit 2 gives MRNLHLFFVVLCNLQVFQTAETQCTLDACEVFEILTQSHNKAMPPSNSSPCTADIHWRQLDRRLRAIEQPAWTISFSQSRWRQCAKSPCRCDATRRSLNCWRAGLTSLTTDLVVPADLLTIDLGTNKLRTLHKTTFKGMRSLAELDMFDNHVEYLPAGIFDSLINLRILRLQRNYLEEIDSGAFSTTKKLFHVDLSNNYLYTLPERLFANNSYLETIDVSNNHVMYVPSDSFIGLDSLQILDLSRNKIQRIENGTFSLKTLQILKLSDNQIRNISENAFEDLVSMETLLFDHNKLQHIPPHLFRNLHCLTFLDLSHNNLLSLTGVEFEYLTLLRNLDLKENSLSQLPDHTFSNCSSLEKLDLSRNKLRFLNVTVFLGLENLTSLLLSENKLYEVHFKAFSTLKNLTTLYLDNNMFPSLPSRTLDYMPKLAVVKLSGNPWHCDCHALYISAWVRLNEMKIWDYSPTCVSPWYLEGHFLKKLKFPELCAGQWASMVNLSPRLPIQQLLALNVSVNRKPQDSMEQNHDVTTIDTWH, from the exons ATGAGAaatctacatttattttttgttgtgcttTGTAATTTGCAAG TATTTCAGACTGCAGAAACACAATGCACTCTAGACGCCTGCGAAGTGTTCGAAATATTAACTCAAAGTCACAACAAGGCTATGCCACCGTCAAATTCGAGCCCTTGCACCGCAGACATACATTGGCGTCAACTGGATAGACGACTTAGAGCTATTGAACAGCCAG CATGGACAATAAGCTTTAGTCAATCTCGCTGGCGGCAATGTGCGAAGAGTCCATGCCGATGCGACGCGACGCGCCGGTCACTTAACTGCTGGAGGGCTGGCTTAACATCTCTTACTACCGACCTCGTCGTTCCTGCCGATCTACTGACTAT CGATCTGGGCACTAACAAATTGAGGACATTGCATAAGACTACGTTCAAGGGCATGCGCTCGCTCGCCGAGCTGGACATGTTTGACAACCACGTTGAATATCTCCCAGCTGGAATATTCGACTCACTTATTAATTTGAGAATACT GCGACTACAAAGAAATTACCTGGAAGAAATTGATAGCGGAGCGTTCAGTACAACGAAGAAACTTTTTCACGTCGACTTgtcgaataattatttatacactcTGCCAGAAAGGTTGTTCGCAAACAACTCTTATTTGGAGACTATTGACGTATCCAACAATCACGTTATGTATGTTCCATCAGACAGCTTCATAGGATTGGATTCATTGCAAATATTGGATCTatctagaaataaaatacaaagaattGAAAATGGGACGTTTTCATTGAAAACACTccaaatattaaagttatccGACAATCAAATACGTAACATAAGCGAGAACGCTTTCGAGGACTTAGTTTCTatggaaacattattatttgatCATAACAAGTTACAACACATTCCGCCTCACCTGTTTCGTAATCTTCATTGTCTCACGTTCTTGGATTTGTCTCATAACAATTTGTTAAGT TTGACGGGCGTTGAATTTGAATATCTGACGCTGCTCCGTAATTTGGACTTAAAAGAAAATTCGTTATCACAGCTCCCCGATCACACATTTTCAAATTGTTCAAGCTTGGAGAAATTAGATTTATCTAGAAACAAACTCCGTTTTCTTAATGTCACTGTATTTCTTGGCTTGGAGAATTTGACTTCGTTACTATTGTCAgagaataaattatatgaagttCATTTCAAAGCCTTCTCTACGCTTAAAAACTTGACAACACt ATACCTAGATAATAACATGTTTCCATCGCTCCCATCGCGCACGTTGGATTATATGCCGAAGTTGGCCGTCGTCAAACTGTCAGGCAATCCGTGGCATTGCGACTGTCACGCCCTCTACATCTCTGC ATGGGTTCGTCTTAACGAAATGAAAATATGGGATTATTCTCCGACGTGTGTGTCTCCATGGTATCTCGAGGGTCATTTTCTGAAGAAGTTGAAGTTCCCCGAACTCTGCGCCGGACAGTGGGCCAGTATGGTGAACCTATCACCACGCTTGCCAATACAACAGCTCTTAGCCCTAAA